The following proteins are encoded in a genomic region of Dyadobacter sp. UC 10:
- the atpB gene encoding F0F1 ATP synthase subunit A yields the protein MYIHIRRFFTIALVAATCLFNAPAKAAEPTQHEGEKVTERINEKEHEIEHKLEEHEEEFKIGEMIMHHIADSHEWEFTHGVVLPLPVILYSEDRGIDVFSSSNFHNDHHEYNGYHLVHGDSEQVVPVDKSRKIYDFSITKNVASMLISAVILILVFTSIAGFYKNNKNKAPKGFQSAMEVVILFIRDEVVKPSIGPKYEKYLPYLLTLFFFILVNNIMGLLPGSANLTGNIAVTMTLAVLTFIIVHLNANGNYYKHLVKPTGVPAPLLLIMIPVEIVGVFMKPFSLMVRLFANITAGHIILLSLFGLIFIFQSFVIAPVISLFALFLNFIEIMVAFIQAFIFTLLSSMYIGSAIEEHSDADHGH from the coding sequence ATGTATATCCACATCAGACGTTTTTTTACAATTGCCCTGGTAGCTGCTACCTGTCTTTTCAACGCTCCCGCGAAGGCCGCCGAACCTACCCAGCACGAGGGTGAAAAGGTGACTGAGCGCATCAATGAAAAGGAGCATGAAATTGAACATAAGCTTGAAGAGCACGAAGAAGAGTTCAAGATCGGCGAGATGATCATGCACCACATTGCCGACTCGCATGAATGGGAATTTACCCACGGCGTAGTGCTTCCGCTTCCTGTTATCCTCTATTCAGAAGATCGCGGTATTGACGTTTTCTCTTCTTCTAATTTCCACAACGACCATCACGAATACAACGGATATCACCTGGTTCACGGTGATTCGGAGCAGGTTGTTCCCGTTGACAAGTCCCGCAAGATCTACGATTTCTCTATTACGAAGAATGTAGCGTCCATGCTGATCAGCGCGGTGATATTGATCCTCGTTTTTACCAGCATTGCAGGTTTTTATAAAAACAATAAGAATAAGGCGCCGAAAGGTTTTCAATCGGCTATGGAGGTAGTTATTCTCTTTATCCGGGACGAAGTTGTAAAGCCGAGCATTGGTCCGAAGTACGAGAAATACCTGCCTTACCTGCTGACATTGTTCTTCTTTATATTGGTCAACAATATCATGGGCTTGCTTCCAGGTTCAGCCAACCTGACAGGAAATATTGCGGTAACCATGACATTGGCGGTTCTGACATTCATTATCGTTCATTTGAATGCAAACGGCAACTACTATAAACACCTTGTAAAACCGACCGGCGTACCAGCTCCGCTGCTGCTTATTATGATCCCGGTTGAAATAGTTGGTGTATTCATGAAACCTTTCTCTCTGATGGTGCGGCTTTTCGCCAACATCACAGCGGGCCACATTATTCTTCTAAGCCTTTTCGGTCTGATCTTTATTTTCCAAAGCTTCGTGATCGCGCCTGTCATTTCGCTTTTTGCCCTGTTCCTCAATTTTATTGAGATCATGGTTGCATTTATCCAGGCATTTATTTTTACCCTGTTATCGTCCATGTACATCGGCAGCGCTATTGAAGAACATAGCGACGCAGACCACGGACATTGA
- the atpE gene encoding ATP synthase F0 subunit C: MLLQILLQAAEQSGVGLAVFGAAIGAGLAAIGAGLGIGKIGASAVEGIARQPEAAGAIQTAMLIIAALIEAVALFAAVICLLISFNL, from the coding sequence ATGTTGCTTCAAATTTTGCTTCAAGCTGCTGAACAAAGTGGTGTTGGTCTGGCTGTTTTCGGTGCTGCTATCGGTGCTGGTCTGGCTGCTATCGGTGCTGGTCTTGGTATCGGTAAAATCGGTGCTAGCGCAGTTGAAGGTATCGCTCGTCAGCCAGAAGCTGCTGGTGCTATCCAGACTGCCATGCTTATCATCGCGGCTCTTATTGAGGCTGTGGCGCTTTTCGCAGCAGTAATCTGTCTGTTGATCTCGTTCAACCTGTAG
- the atpF gene encoding F0F1 ATP synthase subunit B: protein MSLLTPNPGLIFWMLVVFLLVVFILAKFAWKPIIKGLKDRENEIQGALDLAEKTRAEMIQLKSDNEKLIAEANAVRDQILREAKDAADRTIAESKDKAAVEAQKMIESAQAAIRNEQQLAVSKIRKEVATLSLEIAEKVLQRELKDKEAQEKLIAELASSARLN from the coding sequence ATGTCATTGCTTACTCCAAACCCAGGTCTGATATTCTGGATGCTTGTAGTATTCTTACTGGTGGTTTTCATCCTTGCGAAATTCGCCTGGAAACCGATCATCAAAGGCCTTAAAGACCGCGAAAACGAAATTCAGGGTGCATTGGATCTGGCAGAAAAAACCAGAGCTGAAATGATCCAGTTGAAATCTGACAACGAAAAACTCATCGCAGAAGCGAATGCAGTTCGTGACCAGATCCTGCGTGAAGCCAAGGATGCTGCTGACCGCACCATTGCAGAATCAAAAGACAAAGCGGCTGTGGAAGCACAGAAAATGATCGAAAGTGCACAAGCCGCTATCCGTAACGAACAGCAGCTTGCAGTTTCGAAAATCAGAAAAGAAGTAGCGACCCTGTCTCTTGAAATCGCTGAAAAAGTATTGCAGCGTGAACTGAAAGATAAAGAAGCTCAGGAAAAATTGATCGCGGAACTCGCTTCTTCTGCACGTCTTAATTAA
- the atpH gene encoding ATP synthase F1 subunit delta produces the protein MSVSIVAARYAKSLIELAKEQNVLEAVYQDMILFKDTADKNRGLMLALKSPVVRHEKKSGILKALFEARVNPVSYAIFKIITKKNRESILDEIANEFIKAYNLNQGIQKALVVTTTPLTDELRQQFIEIVKSATGKTVQLAEKINPSIIGGYVLTIEDRQIDASLKSRLNELKLQLVN, from the coding sequence ATGTCAGTAAGTATTGTAGCTGCCAGATACGCAAAATCCCTGATTGAACTCGCAAAAGAGCAAAATGTGCTTGAAGCGGTTTACCAGGATATGATTTTGTTCAAAGACACTGCCGACAAGAACAGAGGTTTGATGCTTGCATTGAAAAGCCCTGTCGTTCGTCACGAGAAGAAATCAGGTATTTTGAAAGCCCTGTTCGAAGCCCGCGTCAACCCCGTGTCCTACGCAATCTTCAAAATCATCACTAAGAAGAACCGTGAATCGATTTTGGATGAGATTGCAAATGAGTTTATAAAAGCATATAATCTGAACCAGGGAATCCAGAAAGCATTGGTAGTGACAACTACCCCGCTAACAGATGAACTGCGTCAGCAATTTATAGAAATCGTTAAGTCCGCAACCGGAAAAACGGTACAGCTTGCCGAGAAGATCAATCCATCAATTATTGGCGGATACGTATTGACTATTGAAGACCGTCAGATCGACGCGTCTTTGAAGAGCAGGCTGAATGAGCTTAAATTACAGTTAGTAAACTGA
- a CDS encoding sugar phosphate isomerase/epimerase family protein, whose translation MNYEEKISRKSFMKASALMLATPMLSRLNWEQKAASKIGLQLYTLRNELSKDLLGTLKKVSAIGYKEVELFGYNDGKFFGKTPKEFKKILNDLGLDPVSGHYGAGVENKKAIGSLSNNWQQAVDDAAEIGQKYAVCAYLTEGERKTIDQYKSYVDLFNKSGEVAKKAGLQFGYHNHDFEFKKIDGKLPYDLIASTDPNLVKLELDLYWIVKAGMDPVDLFKKYPGRFPLWHVKDMDKTDQSFAEVGTGSIDFKKIFAARKTAGLTHFFVEQDIAKRPPLEAIEISFQNVTKMKV comes from the coding sequence ATGAACTACGAAGAGAAGATTTCCCGGAAATCCTTTATGAAAGCCAGTGCGCTGATGCTGGCAACGCCTATGTTGTCCAGATTGAATTGGGAACAAAAGGCAGCTTCAAAAATTGGCTTGCAGTTGTATACGCTCAGAAATGAGTTGTCCAAAGATTTGCTGGGAACGCTTAAAAAGGTTTCAGCAATCGGCTATAAGGAAGTCGAACTTTTCGGCTACAACGACGGCAAATTCTTCGGTAAAACACCAAAAGAATTTAAGAAAATATTGAATGATTTGGGCCTGGATCCGGTGAGCGGGCATTATGGTGCAGGTGTGGAAAACAAAAAGGCGATCGGCAGTCTGAGCAATAACTGGCAGCAGGCGGTTGACGATGCGGCTGAAATAGGGCAGAAATACGCAGTATGTGCATATCTGACTGAGGGAGAACGTAAGACGATCGATCAATATAAAAGCTATGTTGATCTGTTCAATAAGTCGGGCGAGGTGGCTAAGAAGGCAGGTTTACAGTTTGGCTATCACAACCACGATTTTGAATTCAAAAAGATCGATGGTAAGCTTCCTTATGACCTGATCGCTTCGACCGACCCAAACCTGGTGAAACTGGAACTAGACTTATACTGGATCGTAAAGGCAGGTATGGATCCGGTTGATCTGTTCAAGAAATATCCTGGCCGCTTCCCACTTTGGCACGTAAAGGATATGGATAAAACAGATCAATCATTTGCCGAAGTAGGTACAGGTTCAATCGACTTCAAAAAGATATTTGCAGCCCGCAAAACGGCCGGTCTGACGCACTTCTTCGTGGAGCAGGATATAGCCAAAAGGCCACCATTGGAAGCGATAGAGATCAGTTTCCAGAATGTGACGAAAATGAAAGTATAG